The proteins below are encoded in one region of Mesoplodon densirostris isolate mMesDen1 chromosome Y unlocalized genomic scaffold, mMesDen1 primary haplotype SUPER_Y_unloc_1, whole genome shotgun sequence:
- the LOC132482971 gene encoding RNA-binding motif protein, X chromosome-like gives MEEEEVGAQESIPHLEDTWVVVDILLVPTRVLPGEPFQLKEDNLREVEVLLLRDVLKDEAVVGWEEKHGRENYGGPPRREPVSFQRVGYMSQRDGGYATRDSYSRRNYPSFRASKDYIPPRRVYAHGYYGHSSSRIDHPSRGYSDRDGYGGNPDTDYSAYRSGSSYRDSYG, from the exons atggaagaggaggaagtgggagCGCAAGAGAGCATCCCTCACCTGGAGGACACCTGG GTCGTGGTGGACATACTCCTAGTCCCAACGCGAGTTCTTCCAGGGGAGCCTTTCCAGTTAAAAGAGGACAATCTTCGAGAAGTGGAGGTCCTCCTCCTAAGAGATGTGCTCAAAGACGAAGCAGTAGTGGGGTGGGAAGAGAAG catggaagagaaaattatggaggtcctcctcgtagagagccagtctcttttcagagagttggctatatgtcacaaagagatggtggttatgctactagagacag ttattcacggagaaattatccaagcttccgagccagcaaggattatattccgccacgtagagtctatgcacacggttattatggacattcaagttctcggattgatcatccctctagaggatatag tgatcgtgatggctatggtggaaatcctgatacagattattctgcatatcgaagtggaagctcttacagggattcatatggg